Proteins encoded together in one Coffea arabica cultivar ET-39 chromosome 2c, Coffea Arabica ET-39 HiFi, whole genome shotgun sequence window:
- the LOC113726211 gene encoding protein STICHEL-like 4 isoform X2, with the protein MSGSSPSVADLPTAKVTAGEVHRHMDGVAAVSEHSSKNGARERRRVKREESSGRNFGTDLMVEKDEHDLSRDGSTLRHDNASGSSGFRDEGVKHKGRHSQVDHIKTLSEQLNELPGDSDDAALSRVHVHARHSLTDQIAEDAEATIRGYSSGLNRGKRRKFRGARKMRASVAPRQFGTQSEMSVASNSFASGAAHQKYQLGEADEGYGHQHVTRAPRNGCGIPWNWSRIHHRGKSFLDMAGRSLSCGLSDSRLKKGGPLPQGSEVPDIPMMSDHSCSSTRSDAEALPLLLDASGSQGSTENAAWFHDYSGELGIFADNLLRRELDSDLASEARYGEQYKHRGPHNGRHQNLTQKYMPKSFRDLVGQNLVAQALSNAVTKRKVGLLYVFYGPHGTGKTSTARIFARALNCQALEHPKPCGFCNPCVAHDIGKSRNIREIGPISNFDFESIIDLLDNMIVSQMPSQYRVFIFDDCDSLSPDCWSAIVKVIDRAPRRVVFVLVCSSLDVLPHIIISRCQKFFFPKLKDADVIYTLQWIASKEGLEIDKDALKLIASKSDGSLRDAEMTLEQLSLLGERISVPLVQEMVGLISDEKLVDLLDLALSADTVNTVKNLREIMESGVEPLALMSQLATVITDILAGGYNFTKDGPRRKFFQTQALSKEDMEKLRQALKTLSEAEKQLRMSNDRLTWLTAALLQLAPDPQYILPSSSGDTSFNHSPLDLNNVAVRDRPRKSSGERAEVPKERGLSTRVRKGNVQTGNAGGFNYSGRLKGTSLDTGTSNTTVPQQAYSFSSKRDKVSSRQLQGKCRSEIEEIWLDVLRKIQGDSLREFLFQEGKLISVSFGAAPTVQLIFSSHLMKSKAEKFGAHILQAFECVLGAPVTIEIRCDSSTDVKAGPIVLPASQDGLSHAEKSRISLSSNKVPGISRSNHRDRDSSTQVQFSSAGLRRSEIVELDTSPREAKGNEHLKNDAQGDRENVASASVGGGTVPEGRKLGDRNQSLSLVRGKVSLAHVIQEGCSQHSGWSKRKAVSIAEKLEQENLRLEPRSRSLLCWKASRVTRRKLSRLKVRGRKPQTLLKFVSCGRCLSGRSPR; encoded by the exons ATGTCTGGAAGTTCGCCATCTGTAGCTGATCTACCAACAGCTAAAGTGACGGCTGGTGAAGTACACAGGCATATGGATGGGGTAGCTGCTGTGAGCGAGCATAGTAGCAAGAATGGGGCTCGTGAACGTAGAAGGGTTAAGAGGGAAGAGTCAAGTGGGAGGAATTTTGGGACTGATCTCATGGTTGAGAAGGATGAGCACGATCTTTCAAGAGATGGAAGTACTTTGCGACATGATAATGCTTCTGGAAGCTCAGGTTTCAGGGACGAGGGTGTCAAACATAAAGGGAGGCATAGTCAAGTTGATCACATTAAAACCCTCTCTGAGCAGTTAAATGAGCTCCCAGGTGATAGTGATGATGCAGCTTTATCTCGCGTTCATGTGCATGCAAGACATTCTCTAACTGACCAGATTGCTGAAGATGCAGAAGCAACCATTCGTGGCTACTCCAGTGGCCTAAATAGAGGGAAGAGGCGTAAATTTCGAGGTGCAAGAAAAATGCGGGCCTCGGTAGCACCCAGGCAATTTGGAACCCAAAGCGAAATGTCCGTGGCCTCTAATTCGTTTGCTTCAGGTGCAGCACACCAAAAATATCAACTAGGGGAGGCAGATGAAGGATATGGGCATCAACATGTCACAAGGGCTCCTAGGAATGGGTGTGGAATTCCTTGGAATTGGTCACGGATTCACCACAGGGGTAAATCTTTCCTTGACATGGCTGGTAGAAGTTTGTCTTGTGGTTTGTCTGACTCAAGACTAAAGAAAGGTGGTCCTCTTCCTCAAGGAAGTGAGGTTCCTGATATTCCTATGATGTCTGACCACTCATGTTCATCTACAAGATCTGATGCAGAAGCACTGCCACTACTACTTGATGCTTCTGGATCCCAGGGAAGTACCGAAAATGCTGCTTGGTTTCATGATTACTCAGGGGAGTTGGGTATTTTTGCTGACAATCTACTAAGGCGTGAACTTGACTCAGACCTGGCCTCAGAAGCTAGATATGGAGAGCAATACAAACATAGAGGGCCTCATAATGGGCGACATCAGAATCTGACTCAAAAGTACATGCCAAAATCCTTCAGAGATCTGGTCGGGCAAAATCTGGTGGCTCAAGCCCTTAGCAATGCTGTTACAAAAAGAAAGGTTGGTTTGCTTTATGTGTTTTATGGCCCTCATGGCACAGGGAAGACTTCCACAGCACGCATATTTGCAAGAGCATTAAATTGCCAGGCTCTAGAACATCCCAAACCTTGTGGATTTTGTAATCCTTGCGTTGCCCATGACATTGGGAAGAGTCGAAATATAAGAGAAATAGGCCCTATCAGTAATTTTGACTTCGAAAGCATCATAGATCTTCTTGACAACATGATTGTTTCCCAGATGCCATCCCAGTACAGAGTGTTCATATTTGATGATTGTGATAGTCTCTCTCCTGATTGTTGGAGTGCTATAGTTAAGGTAATTGATCGAGCTCCTAGGCGCGTGGTCTTTGTCCTTGTTTGTTCGAGTCTCGATGTTTTGCCTCATATAATCATATCGAGGTGCCAGAAGTTCTTCTTCCCAAAGTTGAAGGATGCTGATGTCATATACACCTTGCAGTGGATTGCATCCAAAGAAGGTTTAGAGATTGATAAGGATGCTCTAAAACTTATTGCATCAAAATCAGATGGATCTTTAAGGGATGCTGAGATGACTCTTGAACAGTTGAGTTTGCTTGGGGAGAGAATCTCTGTCCCTCTGGTGCAGGAAATG GTTGGGCTCATTTCAGATGAGAAGTTGGTGGATCTGCTTGATTTAGCTTTATCCGCAGACACAGTAAATACAGTAAAGAATCTGAGAGAGATAATGGAATCTGGTGTGGAACCACTTGCTTTGATGTCACAACTTGCCACTGTGATCACCGATATTCTTGCTGGTGGCTATAACTTCACCAAAGACGGGCCTAGAAGGAAATTCTTCCAGACACAAGCAT tatcAAAGGAAGATATGGAAAAGCTGCGTCAAGCTCTGAAAACATTATCTGAAGCTGAAAAGCAGCTTAGGATGTCCAATGACAGACTAACTTGGCTAACAGCTGCGCTATTGCAACTTGCTCCTGACCCACAATATATATTACCCAGTTCTTCTGGTGATACTAGCTTTAATCACAGTCCTCTCGATTTAAATAATGTTGCCGTCCGAGATAGACCAAGGAAAAGTAGTGGTGAACGTGCTGAGGTGCCTAAAGAGAGAGGATTGTCAACACGAGTTAGAAAAGGGAATGTTCAAACTGGAAATGCCGGTGGTTTTAATTATAGTGGTAGGTTGAAAGGTACTAGTTTAGATACAGGAACAAGTAACACAACAGTTCCACAACAGGCTTAcagcttttccagtaaaagagATAAAGTAAGCAGTAGGCAGTTACAAGGTAAATGtcgtagtgaaattgaagaaatttgGCTGGACGTGCTTCGCAAGATTCAAGGAGATAGCCTAAGAGAGTTCTTGTTCCAAGAAGGAAAGCTGATCTCTGTCAGTTTTGGTGCAG CTCCAACTGTGCAGTTGATATTTAGTTCACATCTAATGAAATCCAAGGCAGAGAAATTTGGTGCACACATTTTACAAGCTTTCGAGTGTGTTCTTGGGGCTCCTGTGACAATAGAAATCAGATGTGATTCGAGTACAGATGTCAAGGCAGGGCCAATTGTCTTACCAGCATCTCAGGATGGTTTGTCCCATGCAGAGAAAAGCCGCATTTCGCTTAGCAGCAACAAGGTGCCAGGTATCAGCCGAAGTAACCATAGAGATAGAGATAGTTCAACTCAAGTTCAGTTCAGTTCTGCTGGATTACGTAGGAGTGAGATTGTTGAACTGGATACTTCTCCAAGAGAAGCAAAGGGCAATGAGCATCTAAAAAATGATGCACAGGGTGATAGGGAAAATGTTGCAAGTGCTTCAGTTGGAGGAGGAACTGTTCCAGAAGGAAGAAAGCTGGGGGACAGAAATCAGAGTCTGAGTCTTGTAAGAGGCAAGGTTTCCCTTGCGCATGTAATTCAAGAAGGATGTTCACAGCATAGTGGGTGGTCAAAACGCAAGGCTGTGTCTATTGCTGAAAAGCTTGAACAAGAGAACCT GAGACTGGAACCTAGATCAAGGAGCTTACTTTGCTGGAAAGCTTCTAGAGTAACTCGAAGAAAG CTTTCACGTTTAAAAGTCAGAGGAAGGAAGCCTCAAACTTTGCTTAAATTTGTCTCCTGTGGAAGGTGCCTCTCTGGTAGATCTCCAAGGTAG
- the LOC113726211 gene encoding protein STICHEL-like 4 isoform X3 — protein sequence MTKVVRDRVLKDANGNISDHLRNHIHLTNCIHLKNMHKHSPMLADKSLMRDLVILQKSRSLRDPSTSPPSWHSPVDLLLKRGEKESTIGNGRRSVGIERPRAVGGMSGSSPSVADLPTAKVTAGEVHRHMDGVAAVSEHSSKNGARERRRVKREESSGRNFGTDLMVEKDEHDLSRDGSTLRHDNASGSSGFRDEGVKHKGRHSQVDHIKTLSEQLNELPGDSDDAALSRVHVHARHSLTDQIAEDAEATIRGYSSGLNRGKRRKFRGARKMRASVAPRQFGTQSEMSVASNSFASGAAHQKYQLGEADEGYGHQHVTRAPRNGCGIPWNWSRIHHRGKSFLDMAGRSLSCGLSDSRLKKGGPLPQGSEVPDIPMMSDHSCSSTRSDAEALPLLLDASGSQGSTENAAWFHDYSGELGIFADNLLRRELDSDLASEARYGEQYKHRGPHNGRHQNLTQKYMPKSFRDLVGQNLVAQALSNAVTKRKVGLLYVFYGPHGTGKTSTARIFARALNCQALEHPKPCGFCNPCVAHDIGKSRNIREIGPISNFDFESIIDLLDNMIVSQMPSQYRVFIFDDCDSLSPDCWSAIVKVIDRAPRRVVFVLVCSSLDVLPHIIISRCQKFFFPKLKDADVIYTLQWIASKEGLEIDKDALKLIASKSDGSLRDAEMTLEQLSLLGERISVPLVQEMVGLISDEKLVDLLDLALSADTVNTVKNLREIMESGVEPLALMSQLATVITDILAGGYNFTKDGPRRKFFQTQALSKEDMEKLRQALKTLSEAEKQLRMSNDRLTWLTAALLQLAPDPQYILPSSSGDTSFNHSPLDLNNVAVRDRPRKSSGERAEVPKERGLSTRVRKGNVQTGNAGGFNYSGRLKGTSLDTGTSNTTVPQQAYSFSSKRDKVSSRQLQGKCRSEIEEIWLDVLRKIQGDSLREFLFQEGKLISVSFGAAPTVQLIFSSHLMKSKAEKFGAHILQAFECVLGAPVTIEIRCDSSTDVKAGPIVLPASQDGLSHAEKSRISLSSNKVPGISRSNHRDRDSSTQVQFSSAGLRRSEIVELDTSPREAKGNEHLKNDAQGDRENVASASVGGGTVPEGRKLGDRNQSLSLVRGKVSLAHVIQEGCSQHSGWSKRKAVSIAEKLEQENLRLEPRSRSLLCWKSSRVTRRKLSRLKVRGRKPQTLLKFVSCGRCLSGRSPR from the exons ATGACCAAGGTTGTCCGCGACCGGGTGCTTAAGGATGCAAATGGTAACATTAGTGATCACCTACGCAATCACATACATTTGACGAATTGTATTCATCTGAAGAACATGCATAAGCATAGCCCTATGTTGGCTGATAAATCCCTGATGAGGGACCTTGTTATCCTTCAGAAATCAAGGTCTCTTAGAGATCCATCTACAAGTCCACCATCATGGCATTCTCCTGTTGATTTACTTCTTAAAAGAGGTGAAAAAGAGTCAACAATTGGAAATGGGAGGAGGAGTGTGGGCATTGAGCGGCCAAGGGCTGTTGGAGGGATGTCTGGAAGTTCGCCATCTGTAGCTGATCTACCAACAGCTAAAGTGACGGCTGGTGAAGTACACAGGCATATGGATGGGGTAGCTGCTGTGAGCGAGCATAGTAGCAAGAATGGGGCTCGTGAACGTAGAAGGGTTAAGAGGGAAGAGTCAAGTGGGAGGAATTTTGGGACTGATCTCATGGTTGAGAAGGATGAGCACGATCTTTCAAGAGATGGAAGTACTTTGCGACATGATAATGCTTCTGGAAGCTCAGGTTTCAGGGACGAGGGTGTCAAACATAAAGGGAGGCATAGTCAAGTTGATCACATTAAAACCCTCTCTGAGCAGTTAAATGAGCTCCCAGGTGATAGTGATGATGCAGCTTTATCTCGCGTTCATGTGCATGCAAGACATTCTCTAACTGACCAGATTGCTGAAGATGCAGAAGCAACCATTCGTGGCTACTCCAGTGGCCTAAATAGAGGGAAGAGGCGTAAATTTCGAGGTGCAAGAAAAATGCGGGCCTCGGTAGCACCCAGGCAATTTGGAACCCAAAGCGAAATGTCCGTGGCCTCTAATTCGTTTGCTTCAGGTGCAGCACACCAAAAATATCAACTAGGGGAGGCAGATGAAGGATATGGGCATCAACATGTCACAAGGGCTCCTAGGAATGGGTGTGGAATTCCTTGGAATTGGTCACGGATTCACCACAGGGGTAAATCTTTCCTTGACATGGCTGGTAGAAGTTTGTCTTGTGGTTTGTCTGACTCAAGACTAAAGAAAGGTGGTCCTCTTCCTCAAGGAAGTGAGGTTCCTGATATTCCTATGATGTCTGACCACTCATGTTCATCTACAAGATCTGATGCAGAAGCACTGCCACTACTACTTGATGCTTCTGGATCCCAGGGAAGTACCGAAAATGCTGCTTGGTTTCATGATTACTCAGGGGAGTTGGGTATTTTTGCTGACAATCTACTAAGGCGTGAACTTGACTCAGACCTGGCCTCAGAAGCTAGATATGGAGAGCAATACAAACATAGAGGGCCTCATAATGGGCGACATCAGAATCTGACTCAAAAGTACATGCCAAAATCCTTCAGAGATCTGGTCGGGCAAAATCTGGTGGCTCAAGCCCTTAGCAATGCTGTTACAAAAAGAAAGGTTGGTTTGCTTTATGTGTTTTATGGCCCTCATGGCACAGGGAAGACTTCCACAGCACGCATATTTGCAAGAGCATTAAATTGCCAGGCTCTAGAACATCCCAAACCTTGTGGATTTTGTAATCCTTGCGTTGCCCATGACATTGGGAAGAGTCGAAATATAAGAGAAATAGGCCCTATCAGTAATTTTGACTTCGAAAGCATCATAGATCTTCTTGACAACATGATTGTTTCCCAGATGCCATCCCAGTACAGAGTGTTCATATTTGATGATTGTGATAGTCTCTCTCCTGATTGTTGGAGTGCTATAGTTAAGGTAATTGATCGAGCTCCTAGGCGCGTGGTCTTTGTCCTTGTTTGTTCGAGTCTCGATGTTTTGCCTCATATAATCATATCGAGGTGCCAGAAGTTCTTCTTCCCAAAGTTGAAGGATGCTGATGTCATATACACCTTGCAGTGGATTGCATCCAAAGAAGGTTTAGAGATTGATAAGGATGCTCTAAAACTTATTGCATCAAAATCAGATGGATCTTTAAGGGATGCTGAGATGACTCTTGAACAGTTGAGTTTGCTTGGGGAGAGAATCTCTGTCCCTCTGGTGCAGGAAATG GTTGGGCTCATTTCAGATGAGAAGTTGGTGGATCTGCTTGATTTAGCTTTATCCGCAGACACAGTAAATACAGTAAAGAATCTGAGAGAGATAATGGAATCTGGTGTGGAACCACTTGCTTTGATGTCACAACTTGCCACTGTGATCACCGATATTCTTGCTGGTGGCTATAACTTCACCAAAGACGGGCCTAGAAGGAAATTCTTCCAGACACAAGCAT tatcAAAGGAAGATATGGAAAAGCTGCGTCAAGCTCTGAAAACATTATCTGAAGCTGAAAAGCAGCTTAGGATGTCCAATGACAGACTAACTTGGCTAACAGCTGCGCTATTGCAACTTGCTCCTGACCCACAATATATATTACCCAGTTCTTCTGGTGATACTAGCTTTAATCACAGTCCTCTCGATTTAAATAATGTTGCCGTCCGAGATAGACCAAGGAAAAGTAGTGGTGAACGTGCTGAGGTGCCTAAAGAGAGAGGATTGTCAACACGAGTTAGAAAAGGGAATGTTCAAACTGGAAATGCCGGTGGTTTTAATTATAGTGGTAGGTTGAAAGGTACTAGTTTAGATACAGGAACAAGTAACACAACAGTTCCACAACAGGCTTAcagcttttccagtaaaagagATAAAGTAAGCAGTAGGCAGTTACAAGGTAAATGtcgtagtgaaattgaagaaatttgGCTGGACGTGCTTCGCAAGATTCAAGGAGATAGCCTAAGAGAGTTCTTGTTCCAAGAAGGAAAGCTGATCTCTGTCAGTTTTGGTGCAG CTCCAACTGTGCAGTTGATATTTAGTTCACATCTAATGAAATCCAAGGCAGAGAAATTTGGTGCACACATTTTACAAGCTTTCGAGTGTGTTCTTGGGGCTCCTGTGACAATAGAAATCAGATGTGATTCGAGTACAGATGTCAAGGCAGGGCCAATTGTCTTACCAGCATCTCAGGATGGTTTGTCCCATGCAGAGAAAAGCCGCATTTCGCTTAGCAGCAACAAGGTGCCAGGTATCAGCCGAAGTAACCATAGAGATAGAGATAGTTCAACTCAAGTTCAGTTCAGTTCTGCTGGATTACGTAGGAGTGAGATTGTTGAACTGGATACTTCTCCAAGAGAAGCAAAGGGCAATGAGCATCTAAAAAATGATGCACAGGGTGATAGGGAAAATGTTGCAAGTGCTTCAGTTGGAGGAGGAACTGTTCCAGAAGGAAGAAAGCTGGGGGACAGAAATCAGAGTCTGAGTCTTGTAAGAGGCAAGGTTTCCCTTGCGCATGTAATTCAAGAAGGATGTTCACAGCATAGTGGGTGGTCAAAACGCAAGGCTGTGTCTATTGCTGAAAAGCTTGAACAAGAGAACCT GAGACTGGAACCTAGATCAAGGAGCTTACTTTGCTGGAAATCTTCTAGAGTAACTCGAAGAAAG CTTTCACGTTTAAAAGTCAGAGGAAGGAAGCCTCAAACTTTGCTTAAATTTGTCTCCTGTGGAAGGTGCCTCTCTGGTAGATCTCCAAGGTAG
- the LOC113726211 gene encoding protein STICHEL-like 4 isoform X1, translating to MTKVVRDRVLKDANGNISDHLRNHIHLTNCIHLKNMHKHSPMLADKSLMRDLVILQKSRSLRDPSTSPPSWHSPVDLLLKRGEKESTIGNGRRSVGIERPRAVGGMSGSSPSVADLPTAKVTAGEVHRHMDGVAAVSEHSSKNGARERRRVKREESSGRNFGTDLMVEKDEHDLSRDGSTLRHDNASGSSGFRDEGVKHKGRHSQVDHIKTLSEQLNELPGDSDDAALSRVHVHARHSLTDQIAEDAEATIRGYSSGLNRGKRRKFRGARKMRASVAPRQFGTQSEMSVASNSFASGAAHQKYQLGEADEGYGHQHVTRAPRNGCGIPWNWSRIHHRGKSFLDMAGRSLSCGLSDSRLKKGGPLPQGSEVPDIPMMSDHSCSSTRSDAEALPLLLDASGSQGSTENAAWFHDYSGELGIFADNLLRRELDSDLASEARYGEQYKHRGPHNGRHQNLTQKYMPKSFRDLVGQNLVAQALSNAVTKRKVGLLYVFYGPHGTGKTSTARIFARALNCQALEHPKPCGFCNPCVAHDIGKSRNIREIGPISNFDFESIIDLLDNMIVSQMPSQYRVFIFDDCDSLSPDCWSAIVKVIDRAPRRVVFVLVCSSLDVLPHIIISRCQKFFFPKLKDADVIYTLQWIASKEGLEIDKDALKLIASKSDGSLRDAEMTLEQLSLLGERISVPLVQEMVGLISDEKLVDLLDLALSADTVNTVKNLREIMESGVEPLALMSQLATVITDILAGGYNFTKDGPRRKFFQTQALSKEDMEKLRQALKTLSEAEKQLRMSNDRLTWLTAALLQLAPDPQYILPSSSGDTSFNHSPLDLNNVAVRDRPRKSSGERAEVPKERGLSTRVRKGNVQTGNAGGFNYSGRLKGTSLDTGTSNTTVPQQAYSFSSKRDKVSSRQLQGKCRSEIEEIWLDVLRKIQGDSLREFLFQEGKLISVSFGAAPTVQLIFSSHLMKSKAEKFGAHILQAFECVLGAPVTIEIRCDSSTDVKAGPIVLPASQDGLSHAEKSRISLSSNKVPGISRSNHRDRDSSTQVQFSSAGLRRSEIVELDTSPREAKGNEHLKNDAQGDRENVASASVGGGTVPEGRKLGDRNQSLSLVRGKVSLAHVIQEGCSQHSGWSKRKAVSIAEKLEQENLRLEPRSRSLLCWKASRVTRRKLSRLKVRGRKPQTLLKFVSCGRCLSGRSPR from the exons ATGACCAAGGTTGTCCGCGACCGGGTGCTTAAGGATGCAAATGGTAACATTAGTGATCACCTACGCAATCACATACATTTGACGAATTGTATTCATCTGAAGAACATGCATAAGCATAGCCCTATGTTGGCTGATAAATCCCTGATGAGGGACCTTGTTATCCTTCAGAAATCAAGGTCTCTTAGAGATCCATCTACAAGTCCACCATCATGGCATTCTCCTGTTGATTTACTTCTTAAAAGAGGTGAAAAAGAGTCAACAATTGGAAATGGGAGGAGGAGTGTGGGCATTGAGCGGCCAAGGGCTGTTGGAGGGATGTCTGGAAGTTCGCCATCTGTAGCTGATCTACCAACAGCTAAAGTGACGGCTGGTGAAGTACACAGGCATATGGATGGGGTAGCTGCTGTGAGCGAGCATAGTAGCAAGAATGGGGCTCGTGAACGTAGAAGGGTTAAGAGGGAAGAGTCAAGTGGGAGGAATTTTGGGACTGATCTCATGGTTGAGAAGGATGAGCACGATCTTTCAAGAGATGGAAGTACTTTGCGACATGATAATGCTTCTGGAAGCTCAGGTTTCAGGGACGAGGGTGTCAAACATAAAGGGAGGCATAGTCAAGTTGATCACATTAAAACCCTCTCTGAGCAGTTAAATGAGCTCCCAGGTGATAGTGATGATGCAGCTTTATCTCGCGTTCATGTGCATGCAAGACATTCTCTAACTGACCAGATTGCTGAAGATGCAGAAGCAACCATTCGTGGCTACTCCAGTGGCCTAAATAGAGGGAAGAGGCGTAAATTTCGAGGTGCAAGAAAAATGCGGGCCTCGGTAGCACCCAGGCAATTTGGAACCCAAAGCGAAATGTCCGTGGCCTCTAATTCGTTTGCTTCAGGTGCAGCACACCAAAAATATCAACTAGGGGAGGCAGATGAAGGATATGGGCATCAACATGTCACAAGGGCTCCTAGGAATGGGTGTGGAATTCCTTGGAATTGGTCACGGATTCACCACAGGGGTAAATCTTTCCTTGACATGGCTGGTAGAAGTTTGTCTTGTGGTTTGTCTGACTCAAGACTAAAGAAAGGTGGTCCTCTTCCTCAAGGAAGTGAGGTTCCTGATATTCCTATGATGTCTGACCACTCATGTTCATCTACAAGATCTGATGCAGAAGCACTGCCACTACTACTTGATGCTTCTGGATCCCAGGGAAGTACCGAAAATGCTGCTTGGTTTCATGATTACTCAGGGGAGTTGGGTATTTTTGCTGACAATCTACTAAGGCGTGAACTTGACTCAGACCTGGCCTCAGAAGCTAGATATGGAGAGCAATACAAACATAGAGGGCCTCATAATGGGCGACATCAGAATCTGACTCAAAAGTACATGCCAAAATCCTTCAGAGATCTGGTCGGGCAAAATCTGGTGGCTCAAGCCCTTAGCAATGCTGTTACAAAAAGAAAGGTTGGTTTGCTTTATGTGTTTTATGGCCCTCATGGCACAGGGAAGACTTCCACAGCACGCATATTTGCAAGAGCATTAAATTGCCAGGCTCTAGAACATCCCAAACCTTGTGGATTTTGTAATCCTTGCGTTGCCCATGACATTGGGAAGAGTCGAAATATAAGAGAAATAGGCCCTATCAGTAATTTTGACTTCGAAAGCATCATAGATCTTCTTGACAACATGATTGTTTCCCAGATGCCATCCCAGTACAGAGTGTTCATATTTGATGATTGTGATAGTCTCTCTCCTGATTGTTGGAGTGCTATAGTTAAGGTAATTGATCGAGCTCCTAGGCGCGTGGTCTTTGTCCTTGTTTGTTCGAGTCTCGATGTTTTGCCTCATATAATCATATCGAGGTGCCAGAAGTTCTTCTTCCCAAAGTTGAAGGATGCTGATGTCATATACACCTTGCAGTGGATTGCATCCAAAGAAGGTTTAGAGATTGATAAGGATGCTCTAAAACTTATTGCATCAAAATCAGATGGATCTTTAAGGGATGCTGAGATGACTCTTGAACAGTTGAGTTTGCTTGGGGAGAGAATCTCTGTCCCTCTGGTGCAGGAAATG GTTGGGCTCATTTCAGATGAGAAGTTGGTGGATCTGCTTGATTTAGCTTTATCCGCAGACACAGTAAATACAGTAAAGAATCTGAGAGAGATAATGGAATCTGGTGTGGAACCACTTGCTTTGATGTCACAACTTGCCACTGTGATCACCGATATTCTTGCTGGTGGCTATAACTTCACCAAAGACGGGCCTAGAAGGAAATTCTTCCAGACACAAGCAT tatcAAAGGAAGATATGGAAAAGCTGCGTCAAGCTCTGAAAACATTATCTGAAGCTGAAAAGCAGCTTAGGATGTCCAATGACAGACTAACTTGGCTAACAGCTGCGCTATTGCAACTTGCTCCTGACCCACAATATATATTACCCAGTTCTTCTGGTGATACTAGCTTTAATCACAGTCCTCTCGATTTAAATAATGTTGCCGTCCGAGATAGACCAAGGAAAAGTAGTGGTGAACGTGCTGAGGTGCCTAAAGAGAGAGGATTGTCAACACGAGTTAGAAAAGGGAATGTTCAAACTGGAAATGCCGGTGGTTTTAATTATAGTGGTAGGTTGAAAGGTACTAGTTTAGATACAGGAACAAGTAACACAACAGTTCCACAACAGGCTTAcagcttttccagtaaaagagATAAAGTAAGCAGTAGGCAGTTACAAGGTAAATGtcgtagtgaaattgaagaaatttgGCTGGACGTGCTTCGCAAGATTCAAGGAGATAGCCTAAGAGAGTTCTTGTTCCAAGAAGGAAAGCTGATCTCTGTCAGTTTTGGTGCAG CTCCAACTGTGCAGTTGATATTTAGTTCACATCTAATGAAATCCAAGGCAGAGAAATTTGGTGCACACATTTTACAAGCTTTCGAGTGTGTTCTTGGGGCTCCTGTGACAATAGAAATCAGATGTGATTCGAGTACAGATGTCAAGGCAGGGCCAATTGTCTTACCAGCATCTCAGGATGGTTTGTCCCATGCAGAGAAAAGCCGCATTTCGCTTAGCAGCAACAAGGTGCCAGGTATCAGCCGAAGTAACCATAGAGATAGAGATAGTTCAACTCAAGTTCAGTTCAGTTCTGCTGGATTACGTAGGAGTGAGATTGTTGAACTGGATACTTCTCCAAGAGAAGCAAAGGGCAATGAGCATCTAAAAAATGATGCACAGGGTGATAGGGAAAATGTTGCAAGTGCTTCAGTTGGAGGAGGAACTGTTCCAGAAGGAAGAAAGCTGGGGGACAGAAATCAGAGTCTGAGTCTTGTAAGAGGCAAGGTTTCCCTTGCGCATGTAATTCAAGAAGGATGTTCACAGCATAGTGGGTGGTCAAAACGCAAGGCTGTGTCTATTGCTGAAAAGCTTGAACAAGAGAACCT GAGACTGGAACCTAGATCAAGGAGCTTACTTTGCTGGAAAGCTTCTAGAGTAACTCGAAGAAAG CTTTCACGTTTAAAAGTCAGAGGAAGGAAGCCTCAAACTTTGCTTAAATTTGTCTCCTGTGGAAGGTGCCTCTCTGGTAGATCTCCAAGGTAG